Proteins encoded within one genomic window of Dendropsophus ebraccatus isolate aDenEbr1 unplaced genomic scaffold, aDenEbr1.pat pat_scaffold_1537_ctg1, whole genome shotgun sequence:
- the LOC138775322 gene encoding 5-beta-cholestane-3-alpha,7-alpha-diol 12-alpha-hydroxylase-like, giving the protein MSLLLPILLAVLASVIGGLYMLGMFRKRRPNEPPLDKGSIPWLGYALDFRRNTSGFLKKMQEKHGEIFTVQIGGYYFTFVTDPLSFGPIVKEARAKLDFEQFAMELVARVFGYHSGPNDHKLLEKASTKHLMGDGLVLMTQAMMENLQNLMLHKVGSGDGGRKWQQDGLFNYSYNIVFRAGYLALFGNEPAKSPGGPEKAKEIDREHSEELFTEFRKYDKLFPGLAYAVLPPKGKMEAERLKRLFWNMLSIKRTLQKENISGWIMEQFQYRAESGMAEHMQDRFMFLLLWASQGNTGPACFWLLLYLMKHPEAMTAVCQEVQKVLKESDQEVKPGGALVNLTRDMLLKTPVLDSAVEETLRLTAAPVLIRAVKEDMNLRMSSGKEYAIRKGDRVALFPYTAVQMDPEVHPEPETFKYDRFLNQDGTKKTEFYKKGKRLKFFTMPWGAGTTICPGRFFAVNELKQFVFLMLSYFEFELVNPEEEIPGIDPNRWGFGTMQPTHDVQFRYRLRY; this is encoded by the coding sequence ATGTCTCTGTTGCTCCCGATACTTTTGGCCGTGTTGGCCTCGGTCATTGGGGGTCTCTACATGCTGGGAATGTTCCGGAAGAGAAGACCTAACGAGCCGCCCCTAGACAAGGGAAGCATCCCGTGGTTGGGCTATGCCCTCGACTTCAGGAGAAACACCTCTGGCTTCCTGAAGAAGATGCAAGAGAAACATGGTGAGATCTTCACGGTGCAGATTGGCGGCTACTACTTCACCTTTGTCACTGACCCGCTGTCCTTTGGTCCCATTGTGAAGGAAGCGCGGGCCAAGCTGGACTTTGAGCAGTTCGCCATGGAGCTGGTGGCCAGAGTCTTTGGATACCACTCCGGGCCCAATGACCACAAGTTACTGGAGAAGGCCAGCACCAAGCACCTGATGGGGGACGGGCTGGTCCTGATGACCCAGGCCATGATGGAGAACCTCCAAAACCTGATGCTTCACAAGGTCGGCTCCGGAGACGGGGGCAGGAAGTGGCAGCAGGACGGACTCTTCAACTACAGCTACAACATTGTCTTCCGGGCCGGCTACCTCGCCTTGTTCGGGAACGAGCCGGCCAAGAGTCCGGGAGGCCCAGAGAAAGCCAAGGAGATTGATCGGGAACATTCCGAGGAACTCTTTACCGAGTTCCGAAAATATGACAAGCTCTTCCCTGGCCTGGCCTATGCCGTCCTCCCACCCAAGGGCAAGATGGAGGCCGAGAGGCTGAAGAGGCTGTTCTGGAACATGTTGTCCATCAAGAGAACCCTCCAGAAAGAGAACATCAGCGGCTGGATCATGGAGCAGTTCCAGTACCGGGCGGAGAGCGGCATGGCGGAGCACATGCAGGACCGCTTCATGTTCCTGCTCCTGTGGGCCTCCCAGGGGAACACCGGGCCGGCCTGCTTCTGGCTCCTCCTCTACCTGATGAAACATCCAGAAGCCATGACGGCCGTCTGCCAGGAGGTCCAGAAGGTTCTGAAGGAAAGTGACCAGGAGGTGAAGCCAGGAGGGGCCCTGGTCAACCTCACCCGGGACATGCTGCTGAAGACCCCCGTCCTGGACAGTGCCGTGGAAGAGACCCTAAGACTGACCGCCGCCCCGGTGCTGATCCGAGCCGTCAAGGAGGACATGAACCTCAGAATGTCGAGTGGGAAGGAGTACGCCATCCGTAAGGGAGACCGTGTGGCCCTCTTCCCGTACACGGccgttcagatggatccagaaGTTCATCCAGAACCCGAgacgttcaaatacgaccgattccTGAACCAAGACGGCACCAAGAAGACGGAGTTCTACAAGAAGGGGAAGCGGCTGAAGTTCTTCACCATGCCCTGGGGCGCCGGCACCACCATATGTCCCGGACGGTTTTTCGCCGTCAATGAACTCAAGCAGTTCGTCTTCCTCATGTTGAGCTACTTTGAGTTTGAGCTGGTGAATCCGGAAGAAGAGATTCCTGGGATCGACCCCAACCGCTGGGGATTCGGCACCATGCAGCCCACCCACGACGTCCAATTCAGATACCGGTTACGTTACTAG